In one window of bacterium DNA:
- a CDS encoding flagellar biosynthetic protein FliQ: MSFALTLDLARNAILHALLLAGPLLLVAVVVGLLVSVAQAVTQIQEQTIAFVAKLVAVSIVFLVMLSWLLQIAVRYTTELMRGVPGMVS, translated from the coding sequence ATGTCTTTCGCTCTGACGCTGGACCTGGCGCGCAACGCGATCCTGCACGCCCTGCTGCTGGCCGGGCCGCTGCTGCTGGTCGCCGTGGTGGTGGGCCTCCTGGTGAGCGTGGCGCAGGCGGTCACGCAGATCCAGGAACAGACGATCGCGTTCGTGGCGAAGCTGGTGGCCGTCTCGATCGTGTTCCTGGTGATGCTGAGCTGGCTGCTCCAGATCGCCGTGCGCTACACCACCGAGCTGATGCGGGGCGTGCCCGGGATGGTGTCATGA
- a CDS encoding flagellar biosynthesis protein FlhB yields MADESFQERTEAPTPKRRQDARRRGELPRSAEVSTALLLMAGAVVVHMGSNSMANAMRTLFGGSTRMAVTPPGDLDGAVWWVRMVGQQTLGALAPVLAGVAGAALLVGAAQARGVFATQALEPKWSRLSPVGNLKRIVSLRALIELAKSLLKLLVVGAAMVSALSMAWSELLALGQQAPFAFAQLVRRYTVRLLASAGAAYVVLAVGDYLYQVWQHEKNLRMSREELKQELKETEGDLMVRARLRSMGRSLARRRMFRDVPTSDVVITNPTHVAVALKYDPTRAPAPIVTAMGQRKIAERIKAIALEHGVPVVENPPVARALLATGRVGWPIPAELYVAVAEILAFVIRQRSGRLGWDGVEIR; encoded by the coding sequence ATGGCGGACGAGTCGTTCCAGGAGCGGACAGAAGCGCCGACGCCGAAGCGGCGGCAGGACGCGAGGCGGCGCGGCGAGCTGCCGCGGAGCGCCGAGGTCTCGACCGCGCTGCTCCTCATGGCGGGAGCCGTGGTGGTGCACATGGGCTCGAACTCCATGGCGAACGCGATGCGGACGCTGTTCGGCGGCAGCACGCGGATGGCCGTGACGCCGCCGGGCGACCTCGATGGCGCGGTGTGGTGGGTGCGGATGGTCGGGCAACAGACGCTGGGCGCGCTTGCGCCGGTGCTGGCGGGGGTCGCCGGGGCCGCGCTGCTCGTGGGCGCGGCGCAGGCCCGCGGGGTGTTCGCTACGCAGGCCCTGGAGCCGAAGTGGTCGCGGCTCTCGCCGGTGGGCAACCTCAAGCGGATCGTGAGCCTGCGCGCGCTCATCGAGCTGGCCAAATCGCTGCTCAAGCTGCTCGTCGTGGGCGCGGCGATGGTGTCCGCGCTGTCCATGGCCTGGTCCGAGCTGCTGGCGCTGGGGCAGCAGGCGCCGTTCGCGTTCGCGCAGCTCGTGCGGCGCTACACGGTGCGACTCCTGGCCTCGGCCGGCGCGGCGTACGTGGTGCTCGCCGTGGGCGACTACCTGTATCAGGTCTGGCAGCACGAGAAGAACCTGCGCATGAGCCGCGAGGAGCTGAAGCAGGAGCTCAAGGAGACGGAAGGCGACCTGATGGTGCGGGCGCGGCTCCGCAGCATGGGGCGCTCACTGGCGCGGCGGCGCATGTTCCGTGACGTCCCGACGTCGGACGTCGTCATCACGAACCCGACACACGTTGCGGTGGCGTTGAAGTACGACCCCACGCGTGCGCCCGCGCCCATCGTGACGGCGATGGGGCAGCGCAAGATCGCGGAGCGCATCAAGGCGATCGCGCTCGAGCACGGCGTGCCGGTGGTGGAGAACCCGCCCGTCGCCCGCGCGCTCCTCGCCACGGGGCGCGTCGGCTGGCCGATCCCCGCCGAGCTGTACGTCGCGGTGGCGGAGATCCTGGCGTTCGTGATCCGCCAGCGCTCGGGCCGCTTGGGTTGGGATGGAGTGGAGATCCGATGA
- the flhA gene encoding flagellar biosynthesis protein FlhA, protein MRRADYGMAAAVVLVLALLVLPMPPALLDIALALSIGASLAVLLVAMNTSNALDFSTFPTVLLVLTLFRLALNVCSTRLILSEGKAGRVIQAFGEFVIGGNYAVGAIIFLILIVINFVVITKGAGRIAEVAARFTLDAMPGRQMSIDGDLSAGLIDDVEAKRRREEIAREADFYGAMDGAAKFVRGDAIAGLVITGLNILGGIFIGVIQRGMPLSRALQEYTVLTVGDGLVSQIPALLVSTAAGIMVTHAAEGERVGSAVLGQVSRQPRALWTSSAFLAGFGLVPGLPTAPFVLLAGITALAAYAAGTAQRRTRALELVKRPAEKEAEPDSPVKDLLQIDPVELEVGYGLIPLVDERQGGDLLERIRLLRKQAALELGILIPPIRIRDDMRLAATEYVIRLRGSEIARAEVFPRMLLALDTGGVVGTVDGIETKDPSFGMPARWIAPALRGDAEAMGYTVVEPSMVLATHLIETLKRHAADLLSRQDVKEMVDALKQTYPALVDEVVPAKVPLGTLHRVLQRLVREQVPIRDMVTILEALADAADQTKDPEALTEHVRRALSKVIAEMHAGPSGVVRGIALGPRLEAALMGLFAARQGKVLEPVLDPDKLAGVLRRLDALAREHGTGGRPVPLISPPTLRVGIRRLLEPVLPAIPVISLAEIPPHVNVETVAIWELPDDA, encoded by the coding sequence ATGCGGCGAGCGGACTACGGCATGGCGGCGGCCGTCGTGCTGGTGCTCGCGCTGCTCGTGCTGCCGATGCCGCCCGCGCTATTGGACATCGCCCTCGCCCTGAGCATCGGCGCATCCCTGGCGGTGCTGCTGGTGGCGATGAACACGTCGAACGCGCTGGACTTCAGCACGTTCCCCACGGTGTTGCTGGTCCTGACGCTGTTCCGCCTGGCGCTCAACGTCTGCAGCACGCGGCTGATCCTGAGCGAGGGCAAAGCCGGTCGCGTGATCCAGGCGTTCGGCGAGTTCGTGATCGGCGGCAACTACGCGGTCGGCGCGATCATCTTCCTGATCCTGATCGTCATCAACTTCGTGGTGATCACGAAGGGTGCGGGCCGCATCGCGGAAGTGGCGGCACGCTTCACACTGGACGCGATGCCGGGCCGGCAGATGAGCATCGACGGCGACCTGAGCGCCGGGCTCATCGACGACGTGGAGGCCAAGCGGCGCCGCGAGGAGATCGCCCGCGAGGCGGACTTCTACGGCGCCATGGACGGCGCGGCGAAGTTCGTGCGCGGCGACGCCATCGCCGGCCTGGTCATCACGGGTCTGAACATCCTGGGCGGCATCTTCATCGGCGTGATCCAGCGCGGCATGCCGCTGAGCCGCGCCCTGCAGGAGTACACGGTGCTCACGGTCGGCGACGGGCTGGTCAGCCAGATCCCGGCGCTGCTGGTGAGCACGGCTGCGGGGATCATGGTCACCCACGCGGCCGAGGGCGAGCGGGTGGGCTCCGCTGTGCTGGGCCAGGTCTCGCGGCAGCCGCGGGCGCTGTGGACGAGCTCGGCGTTCCTCGCGGGGTTCGGCCTGGTCCCCGGCCTGCCCACCGCGCCGTTCGTGCTGCTGGCGGGCATCACGGCACTGGCCGCCTACGCGGCCGGGACCGCTCAGCGGCGGACGCGGGCGCTCGAACTGGTGAAGCGGCCGGCAGAGAAGGAGGCGGAGCCGGACAGCCCGGTGAAGGACCTGCTCCAGATCGACCCCGTCGAGCTGGAGGTCGGCTACGGCCTGATCCCGCTGGTGGACGAGCGGCAGGGCGGCGACCTGCTGGAGCGGATCCGGCTGCTGCGCAAGCAGGCCGCCCTCGAGCTCGGGATCCTGATCCCACCCATCCGCATCCGCGACGACATGCGTCTCGCCGCCACGGAGTACGTGATTCGTCTGCGCGGCAGCGAGATCGCGCGCGCGGAAGTCTTCCCGCGGATGCTGCTCGCGCTGGACACGGGCGGCGTGGTCGGCACCGTCGACGGGATCGAGACGAAGGACCCGAGCTTCGGCATGCCCGCACGCTGGATCGCGCCGGCGCTGCGCGGCGATGCAGAGGCCATGGGCTACACCGTCGTCGAGCCGTCCATGGTGCTGGCGACGCATCTCATCGAGACGTTGAAGCGCCACGCCGCGGACCTGCTGAGCCGGCAGGACGTCAAGGAGATGGTGGACGCGCTGAAGCAGACGTACCCGGCGCTCGTGGACGAGGTGGTGCCGGCCAAGGTCCCGCTGGGCACGTTGCACCGCGTGCTGCAGCGGCTGGTGCGCGAGCAGGTGCCGATCCGCGACATGGTGACGATCCTCGAGGCGTTGGCGGACGCGGCGGACCAGACCAAGGATCCCGAGGCGCTGACGGAGCACGTGCGGCGTGCGCTGTCGAAGGTGATCGCCGAGATGCATGCGGGTCCATCCGGCGTGGTGCGAGGCATTGCTCTGGGACCGCGGCTGGAGGCCGCGCTCATGGGGCTCTTCGCCGCGCGGCAGGGCAAGGTGCTCGAACCGGTGCTGGATCCCGACAAGCTGGCGGGCGTGCTGCGCCGTCTGGACGCCCTGGCGCGCGAGCACGGCACGGGCGGCAGGCCGGTGCCGCTGATCAGCCCCCCGACGCTGCGCGTCGGCATCCGTCGCCTGCTGGAGCCGGTGCTGCCCGCCATCCCGGTGATCTCACTCGCCGAGATCCCGCCGCACGTGAACGTGGAGACCGTGGCGATCTGGGAGCTGCCCGATGACGCGTGA
- a CDS encoding FliA/WhiG family RNA polymerase sigma factor yields the protein MTREPIGMNVGALRGVSEEGRAMAVRPGAAPRRAGAVVAADGADDAELWLAYRRTGDPAIRNRLLSRNLGLVYHVARRMIRTLSTDVELDELISSGSMGLLNAVESYDPDRGVAFSTYAAQRIRGAILDDLRSRDPVSRAARQKLRALETARESLTEALARPPADHELAERLGITVEELWRWQAAATEPVHVPLDEPLPDGDTETALRAELVPDEEGEDIETTLDRDQELDLVRDEILRLPERERVVLSLYYFEELKLHEIGRLLGLTESRVSQIRSKALETLRRRLHHLREVSR from the coding sequence ATGACGCGTGAGCCGATCGGGATGAACGTGGGCGCGCTGCGCGGCGTGTCGGAAGAAGGCCGGGCCATGGCCGTACGGCCTGGCGCGGCGCCACGGCGGGCTGGCGCCGTGGTGGCGGCAGACGGGGCCGATGACGCTGAACTCTGGCTGGCGTACCGCCGGACGGGGGACCCCGCGATCCGGAACCGGCTGCTCTCGCGCAACCTCGGGCTGGTCTACCACGTCGCCCGGCGAATGATCAGGACGCTGTCCACGGACGTGGAGCTCGACGAGCTGATCAGCTCGGGCTCCATGGGCCTGCTGAACGCGGTGGAGAGCTACGACCCAGACCGTGGCGTGGCGTTCAGCACGTACGCGGCGCAGCGGATCCGCGGCGCGATCCTGGATGACCTGCGCAGCCGCGACCCGGTCTCGCGCGCGGCGCGGCAGAAGCTGCGGGCGCTGGAGACGGCGCGGGAGTCGCTCACCGAGGCGCTGGCGCGCCCGCCCGCGGACCACGAGCTGGCGGAGCGGCTGGGGATCACGGTGGAGGAGCTGTGGCGCTGGCAGGCCGCGGCCACGGAGCCCGTGCACGTCCCGCTGGACGAGCCGTTGCCCGATGGCGACACGGAAACCGCGCTCCGCGCCGAGCTGGTGCCGGACGAAGAGGGCGAAGACATCGAGACGACCCTCGACCGAGACCAGGAGCTGGACCTGGTGCGGGACGAGATCCTGCGGCTGCCGGAGCGCGAGCGCGTCGTCCTCTCGCTCTACTACTTCGAGGAGTTGAAGCTGCACGAGATCGGGCGGCTGCTCGGCCTCACGGAGTCGCGCGTCTCGCAGATCCGGTCGAAGGCGCTCGAGACGCTGCGCAGGAGGTTGCACCATTTGAGGGAGGTCAGCCGATGA
- the flgF gene encoding flagellar biosynthesis protein FlgF (FlgF, with FlgB and C, makes up the proximal portion of the flagellar basal body rod; Rhodobacter sphaeroides has 2 copies of this and other flagella genes), whose amino-acid sequence MNTLPLRHAAQALYYWERRQEALANNLANAETDGFKGMRVFARLVEGALLAPEAATDFRQGALTPTGQPLDLAIEGDGFFVVQTARGERLSRGGSLRLDEAGRLVDAAGRPLLGERGPIVVPPGVVEVDRDGVVRVDGTEVGRLRIERLPEGAEPVRDEGTLFVPPAERIRVPEGERRVRQGFIERSNVNPLDSLVEMITVQRNYAAIERSIRVLDGVLERISNDIGRLS is encoded by the coding sequence ATGAACACGCTGCCGCTGCGTCATGCGGCGCAGGCGCTCTACTACTGGGAGCGCCGGCAAGAAGCGCTCGCGAACAACCTCGCCAACGCCGAGACGGACGGGTTCAAGGGCATGCGGGTGTTCGCTCGGCTGGTGGAAGGCGCGCTGCTCGCGCCCGAGGCCGCCACGGACTTCCGTCAGGGCGCGCTCACGCCCACGGGCCAGCCGCTGGACCTGGCCATTGAGGGCGATGGGTTCTTCGTGGTCCAGACCGCGCGCGGCGAGCGGCTCAGCCGCGGCGGGTCGCTGCGCCTGGACGAGGCGGGACGGTTGGTGGACGCGGCCGGCCGCCCGCTGCTGGGCGAACGCGGCCCCATCGTCGTGCCGCCGGGGGTGGTGGAGGTGGACCGGGACGGCGTGGTGCGCGTGGACGGGACCGAGGTCGGCCGGCTGCGCATCGAGCGGCTGCCCGAGGGCGCGGAGCCGGTGCGCGACGAGGGCACACTGTTCGTCCCGCCGGCGGAGCGGATCCGCGTGCCCGAGGGCGAGCGCCGGGTGCGGCAGGGCTTCATCGAGCGGAGCAACGTGAATCCGCTCGACAGCCTGGTAGAGATGATCACGGTCCAGCGCAACTACGCCGCCATCGAGCGCAGCATTCGTGTGCTCGACGGCGTGCTCGAGCGCATCTCGAACGACATCGGGAGACTGTCCTGA
- the flgG gene encoding flagellar basal-body rod protein FlgG, whose product MDPALRAAATGMAAQQTRVEVIANNLANVNTPGFKRSRAHFEDLLYQMAQGAAAVGGPAATTLPAIQVGRGTRLAAVQRIETQGPIEQTGRPLDLAIEGAGYFQVQLPNGTIAYTRDGSFMISDQGTLVTHGGYTVLPGIDIPPDAMSITISRNGVVTVEAAGQTEPIEIGRIELARFANPAGLLALGENLFAETPASGPAIIGYAQEDGFGRIIQGSLEASNVEIVQEMVDMIAALRAYEINSKAVKASEDMAEITNGMVR is encoded by the coding sequence ATGGATCCGGCACTTCGAGCGGCGGCAACGGGAATGGCCGCACAGCAGACGCGTGTCGAGGTGATCGCGAACAACCTGGCCAACGTGAACACGCCGGGGTTCAAGCGCAGCCGCGCGCATTTCGAGGACCTGCTCTACCAGATGGCGCAGGGCGCGGCGGCGGTCGGCGGCCCGGCCGCGACGACGCTGCCGGCGATCCAGGTCGGTCGCGGGACGCGGCTGGCGGCGGTGCAGCGCATCGAGACGCAGGGCCCGATCGAGCAGACGGGGCGCCCGCTGGACCTGGCGATCGAAGGCGCTGGCTACTTCCAGGTCCAGCTCCCGAACGGCACGATCGCCTACACGCGGGACGGAAGCTTCATGATCTCGGACCAGGGCACGCTGGTCACGCACGGCGGTTACACCGTCCTGCCCGGGATCGATATCCCACCCGACGCCATGAGCATCACCATCTCGCGCAACGGCGTCGTGACCGTGGAGGCCGCGGGCCAGACGGAGCCGATCGAGATCGGCCGTATCGAGCTGGCGCGGTTCGCGAACCCCGCCGGCCTGCTCGCGCTGGGCGAGAACCTGTTCGCCGAGACGCCCGCGTCTGGTCCCGCGATCATCGGATACGCGCAGGAAGACGGCTTCGGGCGCATCATCCAGGGCAGCCTCGAGGCCAGCAACGTGGAGATCGTGCAGGAGATGGTGGACATGATCGCCGCCCTGCGCGCCTACGAGATCAACTCGAAGGCGGTCAAGGCGAGCGAGGACATGGCCGAGATTACCAATGGGATGGTGCGCTGA
- the flgA gene encoding flagella basal body P-ring formation protein FlgA, translated as MGWCADAGAMVRSRTRTRGPAWRRRFLGCAALLLAWADGGSAQLAPAPGMDGDASGAVDAWTPAPGFERRVRSAIAQRWDVDPEAVRLEWGAAAPGTPPTDDAAFELVGTGAGGHWWLSVRDPVSGAMRLRVRAGVEVMEAVAARRLERGVALTEADVAHTVTVHWGAPPREGAPVGAGWVTRRVIAAGEALRPPAVAPPVLVNAGEPVQVVARRGNVELTLRARAANSAAAGERVTVRTEAGRRLQGVAVARGVVRID; from the coding sequence ATGGGATGGTGCGCTGACGCCGGTGCGATGGTCCGGTCTCGCACGCGTACTCGCGGGCCTGCGTGGCGTCGCCGGTTCCTGGGTTGCGCGGCGCTGCTCCTGGCCTGGGCGGATGGCGGGTCGGCGCAGCTCGCGCCGGCGCCCGGGATGGATGGCGATGCGTCGGGCGCCGTGGACGCGTGGACGCCGGCGCCGGGATTCGAGCGGCGCGTGCGGAGCGCCATCGCCCAGCGCTGGGACGTGGATCCCGAGGCCGTGCGACTCGAGTGGGGCGCCGCAGCGCCCGGCACACCGCCGACGGACGACGCCGCGTTCGAGCTGGTGGGGACGGGCGCGGGCGGGCACTGGTGGCTGAGCGTCCGGGATCCGGTGAGCGGAGCGATGCGCCTGCGGGTCCGGGCCGGCGTCGAGGTGATGGAGGCCGTGGCCGCGCGCCGGCTCGAGCGCGGCGTGGCGCTGACGGAGGCCGACGTCGCGCACACCGTGACCGTGCATTGGGGCGCGCCGCCACGGGAGGGGGCTCCGGTGGGCGCAGGGTGGGTCACACGCCGCGTGATCGCGGCCGGCGAGGCGCTGCGCCCGCCCGCCGTCGCCCCGCCGGTGCTGGTGAACGCCGGCGAGCCGGTGCAGGTGGTCGCGCGCCGGGGCAACGTCGAGCTGACGTTGCGGGCGCGTGCCGCCAACTCGGCCGCGGCCGGAGAACGGGTGACCGTACGCACCGAGGCCGGCCGGCGGCTGCAAGGCGTTGCCGTCGCGCGCGGCGTGGTGCGCATCGATTGA
- a CDS encoding flagellar biosynthesis protein FlgJ, translating to MSTGVGMTGVISPAGAPAREHGAATDAQLRRACAELEGVFLNELFKLMRETVPEGGVVSGGTAEEIFTSLLDQHLAVSVAERLDRGIGAALYRSFRAAVQPPAGEAGEP from the coding sequence ATGAGCACGGGCGTGGGCATGACCGGCGTCATCTCACCGGCAGGCGCTCCTGCGCGTGAGCACGGGGCCGCTACGGACGCGCAGCTCCGACGCGCATGCGCGGAGCTCGAGGGCGTGTTCCTCAACGAGCTGTTCAAACTGATGCGGGAGACGGTGCCGGAAGGAGGCGTGGTGAGCGGCGGCACCGCCGAGGAGATCTTCACCAGCCTGCTGGACCAGCACCTCGCGGTCAGTGTGGCCGAGCGCTTGGACCGCGGCATCGGTGCGGCGCTCTATCGCAGCTTCCGCGCGGCGGTGCAGCCGCCGGCGGGGGAGGCGGGTGAGCCATGA